In one window of Nakamurella sp. PAMC28650 DNA:
- a CDS encoding molybdenum cofactor biosynthesis protein B: protein MKRSAVVIIASTRAAAGVYADRTGPVITQWLADKGFAVQGPIVVADGPGVEAALRDAVGADLVITSGGTGLSPTDRTPQATAAVVDYEVPGLADAIRRAGGDAVPTAMLSRGIVGVATRTLIVNLPGSTNGVKDGLGVLYRVMAHALEQISGGDHRPGGGV, encoded by the coding sequence GTGAAGAGATCTGCTGTCGTCATCATCGCCTCCACCAGAGCGGCCGCCGGCGTCTACGCCGACCGGACCGGCCCGGTGATCACGCAGTGGTTAGCGGACAAGGGTTTTGCCGTCCAAGGACCGATCGTCGTCGCCGATGGCCCTGGCGTCGAGGCGGCTCTGCGGGATGCCGTCGGCGCCGACCTGGTGATCACCTCCGGTGGTACCGGTCTGTCGCCGACCGACCGCACGCCGCAGGCGACCGCCGCGGTCGTCGACTACGAGGTACCCGGACTGGCCGATGCCATCCGCCGAGCCGGCGGGGACGCGGTACCGACCGCGATGCTCTCCCGCGGCATCGTCGGGGTCGCCACCCGCACCCTGATCGTCAACCTGCCCGGCTCCACGAACGGCGTCAAGGACGGTCTCGGCGTGCTCTACCGGGTGATGGCCCATGCACTGGAACAGATCTCGGGTGGGGACCATCGGCCTGGCGGCGGCGTCTGA
- a CDS encoding VWA domain-containing protein encodes MTTGFDRTALSGTAVQGRDGTVILTAFTWALGAAGLVVGPERAATFLSAAAALSAADPRSVYWAGRMTMTTGPDDIGVYDSVFDAYFTNRTAPVGPRRPRPMNLQLMSALQQEDGAAGDDGDDGPPPVRANAAATEVLRHRDFGEMSPADRRELAAMLALLRPGLPQRLSRRRRPASRGPVDVRATVRAMLRTGGEPGLLLHRRSGLRPRRLVLLIDVSGSMAPYADALLRFAHVITRAQPAATEVFTIGTRLSRITRALRAADVDVALRAAGEVIPDYSGGTRLGEVLQAFTDRWGQRGTARGAVVVLFSDGWERGAPDLLAEQVQRLRRLSRQLVWVNPHKGRNGYLPVQTGIVAVLPHLDAFVAGHSLAALDELLEVIRDA; translated from the coding sequence GTGACCACGGGGTTCGACCGGACGGCGCTGTCCGGGACGGCGGTCCAGGGCCGGGACGGGACGGTGATCCTGACGGCCTTCACTTGGGCCCTGGGCGCCGCCGGCCTGGTCGTGGGACCGGAGCGGGCGGCGACCTTCCTGTCGGCGGCGGCCGCCTTGTCCGCGGCCGACCCGCGCAGCGTCTACTGGGCCGGACGGATGACCATGACCACTGGCCCGGACGACATCGGCGTCTACGACAGCGTTTTCGATGCCTACTTCACCAACCGCACCGCGCCGGTCGGGCCACGCCGACCGAGACCGATGAACCTGCAGCTGATGTCGGCGCTGCAGCAGGAGGACGGCGCAGCGGGCGACGACGGGGACGATGGGCCACCCCCGGTCCGGGCGAACGCGGCCGCCACCGAGGTGCTGCGTCACCGCGACTTCGGCGAGATGTCGCCGGCCGATCGCCGTGAACTGGCCGCCATGCTGGCATTGTTGAGACCGGGACTACCGCAACGTCTTTCCCGTCGGCGGCGACCGGCGTCCCGGGGTCCGGTCGACGTCCGCGCCACCGTCAGGGCGATGCTCAGGACCGGCGGCGAGCCCGGCCTGCTGCTGCATCGTCGCAGCGGCCTGCGACCGCGCCGACTGGTACTCCTGATCGACGTCTCCGGCTCGATGGCTCCCTACGCCGACGCGCTGCTCCGGTTCGCCCACGTGATCACCCGGGCGCAGCCGGCCGCCACCGAGGTGTTCACCATCGGCACGCGTCTGTCCCGGATCACCCGGGCGCTACGGGCGGCCGACGTCGATGTGGCGCTGCGGGCCGCGGGCGAGGTCATCCCGGACTACTCCGGCGGCACCCGGCTGGGCGAGGTGCTGCAGGCGTTCACCGACCGGTGGGGGCAGCGCGGGACGGCCAGGGGCGCGGTCGTGGTGCTGTTCTCGGACGGCTGGGAGCGCGGGGCGCCGGATCTGCTCGCCGAGCAGGTGCAGCGGCTGCGCCGGTTGTCACGACAATTGGTCTGGGTCAACCCGCACAAGGGCCGCAATGGTTATCTTCCGGTGCAGACTGGAATCGTGGCAGTGCTGCCCCACCTCGATGCTTTCGTCGCCGGGCACTCGTTGGCCGCACTGGACGAGCTCTTGGAGGTCATTCGCGATGCGTGA
- a CDS encoding DUF2786 domain-containing protein, producing the protein MGKNNQQRRAAKRKARVAAQAASARPAGGAAAGEAGSAAQLIEELMAGTAHQVHQHSRADQARTLIITGAKVVGIPSALDDAVRDLVVFGGADGRGEELLASREATVLLFEQIDTAYEHGWQPADLLHVVRREQSVRVARLAGAVVVAHGLAGRAPSRAGQDWVDQLEGMSEVPLAGLVAEPGWNVLAHLGSRAAVWDSWHDILALVGHWADIVPLQRLVPPPSSWGKATAAPAGARKPSGHDPKKLTTIRALLAKAEATEFTEEAEAFTAKAQDLMTRYAIDEALLSDETDDATGVVSRRVRVDNPYAATKAQLLATVGKVNRVKTIWDDRHGIATVVGMPVDLDLAEMLFTSLLVQATKAMTEAGAVSQGGHRLDRSPAFRRAFLLSYAHRIGERLSDAGTYAQQEESVQRGVNLLPVLARQSAAVEKEFDRLFPHTTTSGSKRVDARGWQAGRAAADRAVLARGRLDGQSA; encoded by the coding sequence ATGGGCAAGAACAACCAGCAACGCCGGGCCGCGAAGCGGAAGGCGCGGGTGGCCGCGCAGGCGGCGTCGGCGCGACCGGCCGGGGGAGCAGCGGCGGGAGAGGCGGGAAGTGCGGCCCAGCTGATCGAGGAGCTGATGGCGGGGACGGCTCACCAGGTCCACCAGCACAGCCGCGCCGACCAGGCCAGAACGTTGATCATCACGGGGGCGAAGGTCGTCGGGATCCCGTCGGCGCTGGACGACGCCGTCCGTGACCTGGTCGTCTTCGGTGGGGCCGACGGTCGTGGGGAGGAACTGCTGGCCTCCCGGGAGGCGACGGTCCTGCTCTTCGAGCAGATCGACACCGCCTACGAACATGGCTGGCAGCCGGCCGACCTCCTGCACGTCGTCCGCCGGGAGCAGAGCGTGCGGGTGGCCAGGCTCGCGGGTGCCGTCGTCGTGGCGCACGGGCTCGCCGGGCGCGCGCCGTCGCGGGCCGGCCAGGACTGGGTCGATCAGCTGGAGGGCATGTCCGAGGTACCGCTCGCCGGTCTCGTCGCCGAACCGGGCTGGAATGTCCTGGCGCACCTGGGTTCCCGGGCCGCGGTCTGGGACAGCTGGCACGACATCCTGGCCCTGGTCGGGCACTGGGCGGACATCGTCCCGCTGCAGAGGCTGGTGCCGCCGCCGTCGTCGTGGGGGAAGGCGACCGCGGCACCGGCCGGCGCGCGGAAGCCGTCCGGACACGATCCGAAGAAGCTGACCACCATCCGGGCGCTGCTGGCGAAGGCGGAGGCGACCGAGTTCACCGAGGAGGCGGAGGCGTTCACCGCGAAGGCCCAGGACCTGATGACCCGGTACGCCATCGACGAGGCGCTGCTGTCGGACGAGACCGACGACGCGACCGGTGTGGTGTCCCGCCGGGTGCGGGTGGACAACCCCTACGCCGCCACCAAGGCGCAGCTGCTGGCCACCGTCGGGAAGGTCAACCGGGTCAAGACGATCTGGGACGACCGGCACGGCATCGCCACCGTCGTGGGGATGCCGGTGGACCTCGACCTTGCGGAGATGCTGTTCACCTCGCTGCTGGTACAGGCGACGAAGGCGATGACGGAGGCGGGTGCGGTCTCGCAGGGTGGCCACCGGCTGGACCGGTCGCCGGCATTCCGCCGGGCCTTCCTGCTGTCCTACGCCCACCGGATCGGTGAGCGCCTCAGCGACGCGGGAACCTATGCCCAGCAGGAGGAGTCGGTCCAGCGCGGGGTCAACCTCCTGCCGGTCCTGGCCAGGCAGTCGGCGGCGGTGGAGAAGGAGTTCGACCGGCTCTTCCCGCACACGACCACGTCCGGTTCCAAGCGGGTGGACGCGCGCGGCTGGCAGGCCGGCCGGGCAGCGGCGGACCGGGCCGTCCTGGCCAGGGGCAGGCTCGACGGGCAGAGCGCCTGA
- the moaA gene encoding GTP 3',8-cyclase MoaA, whose protein sequence is MTTTALGIPLFGTRGRAAESTGLDTGDAGERAARGSSPFLLDSHGRRAIDLRVSLTDKCNLRCTYCMPAEGLDWLPGQELLTDEELLRLIGIAVDRLGVSEIRFTGGEPLLRKGILVLVQEVSRLKARPEISLTTNGIGFARRAADFAAAGLDRVNISLDTLDRDVFARLTRRDRHSDVIAALDGAVAAGLTPVKINAVLLRGVNDHEAGDLLAFAVERGYHLRFIEQMPLDAGHEWNRASMVTADEIQESLSRRFALTPHREARAGAPAELFDVDGGPATVGIIASVTRPFCGDCDRTRLTADGQIRNCLFSQIETDLRAMLRGTGTDDEIADAWRMAMWRKLPGHGINDPSFLQPDRPMSAIGG, encoded by the coding sequence ATGACGACGACGGCCCTGGGCATCCCCCTGTTCGGGACGCGCGGTCGTGCCGCCGAATCCACCGGGCTCGATACCGGGGACGCCGGCGAACGGGCCGCACGTGGTTCCTCCCCGTTCCTGCTCGATTCGCACGGCCGGCGGGCGATCGACCTCCGGGTCTCGCTGACCGACAAGTGCAACCTGCGGTGCACCTACTGCATGCCCGCAGAGGGGCTGGACTGGCTGCCGGGACAGGAACTGCTGACCGACGAGGAACTGCTCCGCCTGATCGGCATCGCGGTCGACCGACTGGGCGTCAGCGAGATTCGTTTCACCGGCGGCGAACCGCTGTTGCGCAAGGGCATTCTCGTCCTGGTCCAGGAGGTCTCGCGACTGAAGGCCAGGCCGGAGATCTCGTTGACCACCAACGGCATCGGGTTCGCGCGCCGGGCGGCCGATTTCGCGGCCGCCGGACTGGACCGGGTCAACATCTCGCTGGACACCCTCGACCGCGACGTGTTCGCCCGCCTGACCCGGCGGGACCGGCACTCCGACGTGATCGCCGCTCTCGACGGCGCGGTCGCGGCCGGCCTGACGCCGGTGAAGATCAACGCGGTGCTGCTGCGCGGCGTCAACGACCACGAGGCCGGCGATCTGCTCGCCTTCGCCGTCGAGCGCGGCTATCACCTGAGGTTCATCGAACAGATGCCGCTGGACGCCGGCCACGAGTGGAACCGCGCCTCGATGGTGACCGCGGACGAGATCCAGGAGTCCCTCTCGCGGCGTTTCGCCCTCACCCCCCATCGGGAGGCCAGGGCGGGGGCCCCCGCCGAGCTGTTCGACGTGGACGGTGGCCCGGCGACCGTGGGGATCATCGCGTCGGTGACCCGGCCGTTCTGCGGCGACTGCGACCGGACCCGGCTGACGGCCGACGGCCAGATCCGCAACTGCCTGTTCTCGCAGATCGAGACCGACCTGCGTGCGATGCTGCGGGGCACCGGGACGGACGACGAGATCGCCGACGCCTGGCGGATGGCCATGTGGCGCAAGCTACCCGGTCATGGCATCAACGACCCGTCGTTCCTGCAGCCCGACCGCCCGATGAGTGCGATCGGTGGCTGA
- a CDS encoding MoxR family ATPase: protein MTDSAAPAGPGDPLVPAFPDPESVASALEATGYLPDTGIATAAFLAGALRRPLLLEGEAGVGKTALATALAQIRGTELIRLQCYEGIDAAQALYDWDFPRQVLHLRAAEVGAAAGAEFDLQRVENELYSERFLIERPILAALRTPGSVLLIDEIDRADDEFEAFLLEALSDFAVTIPELGRIRAIDPPLVILTSNRTREVHDALKRRCLYHWVEHPSLEREVAILRRRLPEVTGTLAVQVATAVGRLREADLLKPPGVAESIDWAMALNALGCRELDPQSAALTLGAVLKYREDTDRVVASGLSALLAS from the coding sequence ATGACGGACAGCGCTGCCCCGGCCGGCCCCGGTGACCCCCTTGTCCCGGCATTTCCCGACCCGGAGAGCGTTGCGTCGGCGCTGGAAGCCACCGGATATCTGCCGGACACCGGAATAGCCACTGCCGCGTTCCTGGCCGGGGCCCTGCGCAGGCCACTGCTGCTCGAGGGCGAGGCGGGCGTCGGGAAGACCGCGCTGGCCACGGCGCTCGCGCAGATCCGCGGCACCGAGCTGATCCGCCTGCAGTGCTACGAGGGCATCGATGCAGCTCAAGCGCTGTACGACTGGGACTTTCCCCGCCAGGTCCTGCACCTGCGGGCCGCGGAGGTCGGTGCCGCCGCAGGGGCGGAGTTCGATCTGCAACGCGTCGAGAACGAGCTCTACAGCGAGCGATTCCTGATCGAGCGACCCATTCTCGCTGCGCTGCGCACCCCGGGATCGGTACTGCTGATCGACGAGATAGATCGGGCCGACGACGAATTCGAGGCTTTTCTGCTGGAAGCTCTTTCCGATTTCGCGGTGACGATCCCGGAATTAGGCCGCATTCGCGCCATCGACCCTCCGCTCGTCATTCTCACCTCGAATCGAACCCGCGAGGTGCACGACGCCCTGAAACGTCGCTGCCTTTACCACTGGGTCGAACATCCGTCGCTCGAACGCGAGGTCGCCATCCTGCGGCGGCGGCTGCCGGAGGTGACCGGGACGCTGGCCGTCCAGGTCGCGACCGCAGTCGGCCGGCTCCGCGAGGCCGACCTGCTCAAGCCGCCGGGTGTCGCGGAGTCCATCGACTGGGCGATGGCCCTGAATGCGCTCGGCTGCCGTGAACTCGACCCGCAGTCGGCGGCGTTGACCCTCGGTGCCGTGCTGAAGTATCGCGAGGACACCGACCGGGTGGTCGCGTCCGGGCTCTCGGCGCTCCTGGCCTCCTGA
- a CDS encoding molybdenum cofactor biosynthesis protein MoaE, with the protein MVGRVAIAGVTLDVLDLAAHTASVQEAAAGATVGFVGVVRDHDDGRSVTELEYQVHPTAGSVVAEVAADIAARDGVIAVAVTHRYGLLGIGDVALAAAVSAAHRREAFDACAELVDEVKRRLPVWKRQVFADGADEWVGSA; encoded by the coding sequence ATGGTCGGAAGGGTTGCCATCGCCGGCGTCACCCTGGACGTGCTCGACCTGGCCGCCCACACCGCGTCGGTCCAGGAGGCCGCCGCGGGCGCCACGGTGGGATTCGTCGGGGTCGTCCGCGACCACGACGACGGCCGGTCGGTGACGGAGTTGGAGTACCAGGTCCACCCGACCGCGGGATCGGTGGTGGCGGAGGTCGCGGCCGACATCGCTGCCCGGGACGGTGTCATCGCCGTCGCCGTGACCCACCGGTACGGTCTGCTGGGCATCGGCGACGTGGCGCTCGCGGCAGCGGTGTCGGCGGCCCACCGCCGCGAGGCCTTCGACGCCTGCGCGGAACTGGTCGACGAGGTGAAACGGCGGCTTCCGGTCTGGAAGCGCCAGGTCTTCGCCGACGGTGCGGACGAGTGGGTCGGGTCGGCCTGA
- a CDS encoding MoaD/ThiS family protein, with protein MAERADHAIRVRIRYFAAAKAAAGLESEAVELAGPATVRDVLQAGIERHGSRLAEVLRRCSFLLGEIAVHGEDSVVTDGDVLDVLPPFAGG; from the coding sequence GTGGCTGAGCGGGCCGACCACGCCATCCGGGTCCGGATCCGCTATTTCGCCGCGGCGAAGGCGGCCGCCGGCCTGGAGTCGGAGGCCGTGGAACTGGCCGGTCCGGCCACCGTGCGGGACGTCCTGCAGGCCGGGATCGAGCGACACGGGTCCCGACTGGCCGAGGTCCTGCGCAGATGCTCTTTCCTGCTGGGGGAAATCGCCGTGCACGGTGAGGACTCGGTCGTCACCGATGGTGACGTCCTGGACGTCCTTCCTCCTTTCGCCGGAGGCTGA
- a CDS encoding (2Fe-2S)-binding protein: MTALSVKVDGVKYSDDVEPRMLLVQYLREKLGKVGTVIGCDTSNCGACTVHLDGTSVKSCAVLAVQADGGEVRTIEGLANGSELHPVQKAFHECHALQCGYCTPGMIMQSVSLLSENPNPTEHEIREGLEGNLCRCTGYQNIVAAVQSAAAEMSGKSLATAGAAPADETGSLR; the protein is encoded by the coding sequence ATGACGGCCCTGTCGGTCAAGGTGGACGGAGTCAAGTACTCCGATGATGTCGAACCCCGGATGCTGCTGGTCCAGTATCTGCGCGAGAAGCTCGGGAAGGTGGGAACCGTCATCGGCTGCGACACCAGCAACTGCGGTGCCTGCACCGTCCACCTGGACGGGACGAGCGTCAAGTCCTGCGCCGTCCTCGCGGTCCAGGCCGATGGCGGTGAGGTCAGGACCATCGAAGGTCTGGCGAACGGGAGCGAACTGCACCCGGTGCAGAAGGCCTTCCACGAATGCCACGCCCTGCAGTGCGGGTACTGCACCCCCGGAATGATCATGCAGTCGGTCTCGCTGCTGTCGGAGAACCCGAACCCGACCGAGCACGAGATCCGAGAAGGTCTGGAGGGCAACCTCTGCCGCTGTACCGGCTACCAGAACATCGTCGCTGCCGTACAGAGCGCGGCGGCCGAGATGTCCGGGAAGTCGCTGGCCACCGCCGGCGCTGCACCGGCCGACGAGACGGGATCCCTCCGATGA
- the moaC gene encoding cyclic pyranopterin monophosphate synthase MoaC: protein MSGPSFSHTDEHGAARMVDVGGKEATARSAVATGWVRTTAEVVELLRRDGLPKGDALASARIAGIMAAKRTPELIPLCHPIALSGVVIDLELVGDAVSITATVRTTDRTGVEMEALTAVAVAGLTLHDMIKAVDPAAVLDAVQVERKDGGKTGTWLRPEGTST from the coding sequence ATGAGCGGCCCGTCCTTCTCCCACACCGACGAGCACGGTGCGGCCCGGATGGTCGACGTCGGAGGCAAGGAGGCGACGGCCAGGTCGGCGGTCGCCACCGGTTGGGTGCGCACCACGGCCGAGGTCGTCGAACTGCTGCGGCGCGACGGTCTGCCCAAGGGAGATGCGTTGGCCTCGGCGCGGATCGCCGGCATCATGGCGGCCAAGAGAACACCGGAGCTGATCCCGCTGTGTCACCCGATCGCGTTGTCCGGCGTGGTCATCGATCTCGAGCTCGTCGGCGACGCCGTCTCGATCACCGCCACCGTCCGCACCACCGACCGTACCGGCGTCGAGATGGAAGCCCTCACCGCGGTGGCGGTGGCCGGCCTGACCCTGCACGACATGATCAAAGCGGTTGACCCGGCGGCAGTGCTCGACGCAGTCCAGGTCGAACGCAAAGACGGCGGCAAGACCGGAACCTGGCTCCGGCCGGAAGGAACGAGCACGTGA
- a CDS encoding XdhC/CoxI family protein → MRDVMADLRRWWAAGDRVGVGTVVGTYRSAPRPAGASMLVGPDGTAVGSVSGGCVEGAVYELATTVRDGGEPVLQRYGVSDDDAFAVGLTCGGIIDIFTEEISQRSFPEFGALAEAIEGGVPVALATVIAGSADQLGRHLVIWPDDRSGSLGSDRVDDALTDDARGLLASGRTAILTYGPDGERLGEGLQIFVSSFAPAPRMLVFGAIDFAAAVARVGSFLGYRVTVCDARPVFATVRRFPDADEVVVDWPHRYLQSQADSLDGRTVICVLTHDPKFDIPVLATALSLPVAYVGAMGSRQTHDDRTGKLVEAGVTPEQLARLSSPIGLDLGARTPEETAISIAAEIIARRWDGGGRPLAKLAGAIHREPIAQAVGG, encoded by the coding sequence ATGCGTGACGTGATGGCAGATCTGCGCCGTTGGTGGGCCGCGGGCGATCGGGTCGGGGTGGGCACCGTGGTCGGAACCTACCGTTCGGCCCCGCGGCCGGCCGGTGCGTCGATGCTGGTGGGACCGGATGGGACGGCGGTCGGATCGGTCTCCGGCGGGTGCGTCGAAGGGGCCGTCTACGAATTGGCCACCACCGTGCGCGACGGTGGCGAGCCGGTCCTGCAGCGTTACGGGGTCTCCGACGACGACGCCTTCGCGGTCGGCCTGACCTGCGGCGGGATCATCGACATCTTCACGGAGGAGATCTCGCAGCGATCGTTCCCCGAGTTCGGCGCCCTGGCCGAGGCGATCGAGGGCGGCGTCCCGGTGGCGCTGGCCACCGTCATCGCCGGTTCAGCCGACCAACTGGGGCGGCATCTGGTCATCTGGCCGGACGATCGCAGCGGGAGCCTCGGCTCGGATCGGGTGGACGACGCGCTGACCGACGACGCCCGTGGGCTGCTGGCCTCCGGCCGCACAGCGATCCTGACGTACGGGCCGGACGGCGAGCGCCTCGGCGAGGGGCTGCAGATCTTCGTGTCCAGCTTCGCTCCGGCTCCCCGGATGTTGGTCTTCGGCGCGATCGACTTCGCCGCCGCGGTCGCCAGGGTGGGCAGCTTCCTCGGCTATCGGGTGACGGTCTGCGATGCCCGCCCGGTCTTCGCGACCGTCCGGCGTTTCCCGGATGCCGACGAGGTGGTGGTCGACTGGCCGCACCGCTACCTGCAGTCCCAGGCCGATTCGCTGGACGGCCGGACGGTGATCTGCGTACTCACGCACGACCCCAAGTTCGACATCCCGGTGCTTGCCACCGCGCTGTCGCTACCGGTGGCCTACGTGGGTGCGATGGGGTCGCGCCAGACCCACGACGACCGGACCGGGAAGCTGGTCGAGGCCGGGGTGACGCCCGAGCAGTTGGCCCGGCTGTCGTCGCCGATCGGCCTGGATCTGGGGGCCAGGACACCCGAGGAGACGGCGATCTCGATCGCCGCCGAGATCATCGCCCGACGATGGGACGGAGGCGGACGGCCATTGGCGAAACTCGCAGGCGCCATCCACCGGGAACCGATCGCGCAGGCGGTCGGGGGCTGA
- a CDS encoding xanthine dehydrogenase family protein molybdopterin-binding subunit, with amino-acid sequence MTATLDPTTEVPTMEVGRERRRKEDAHLITGRTRWTDNIVLNGMVHLALLRSPYAHARITSISVAGALDAPGVLGAWSGADFPEQGGLPCAWPITPDMKSPVRLPVAVDAVKFAGEVVAVVAARTKAEAVDALEAIEVDYEPLEVVLDMEAALAEGSVLVHPELGTNQNAVWAFDSAGAGTGGDVVAALAAAESDPDQVVVERVFRQQRLIPAFMEPRSTVVDPTSEQITMWSATQIPHVLRVLIALSQGIPEHKLRVIAPDVGGGFGGKLQTTPEEIITLMVARKMNKPVKYTETRSESLMSAHHGRDQIQRLRISARRDGTITGFDVNLLADMGAYLGTVGPGVPILGAFMFNAIYKIPAYRFTCTNVFTNKTLTDAYRGAGRPEATFGVERIMDELAVELGMEPMELRKKNWITHEEFPFTTIAGLTYDSGNYEAATAQAMEMFDYDGLRAEQKRRRDSGDPVQLGIGISTFTEMCGLAPSRVLGSLSYAAGGWESASIRMLPTGGVEVITGATAHGQGHETAWSQIVADQLGVPFESVEVIHGDTQSSPRGMDTYGSRSLVVGGVAVVKAAQKVVAKAKIIAAHLMEASEDDIEFAAGRFTVKGTDTSMGIGEIAWAAFAAHNLPDGVEANLDSEATFDPDNFSYPHGTHLCAMEVDTETGKVTIRSYVCVDDIGVVVNPLIADGQMHGGLAQGIAQALYEEAQYSEDGQLTSGTFVDYLLPSAMDLPNFTLGRTVTPATTNPLGAKGVGEAGTIASTPAVVNAVIDAIRHLGVKDVEMPCSPQRVWRAIQDARSGASTPAPVPVAAGPSAGVLSTGVPTGGAA; translated from the coding sequence ATGACCGCCACCCTGGACCCGACGACCGAGGTTCCGACGATGGAGGTCGGGAGGGAGCGGCGCCGCAAGGAGGACGCGCACCTGATCACCGGCCGGACCCGTTGGACCGACAACATCGTGCTGAACGGCATGGTCCACCTCGCCCTGCTGCGTTCGCCCTATGCGCACGCCAGGATCACCTCGATCTCGGTGGCCGGCGCCCTGGACGCCCCGGGAGTTCTCGGGGCCTGGAGCGGAGCCGACTTCCCGGAGCAGGGCGGTCTGCCGTGCGCCTGGCCGATCACGCCTGACATGAAATCGCCTGTCCGCCTGCCGGTCGCCGTCGACGCGGTCAAGTTCGCCGGTGAGGTGGTCGCCGTCGTCGCCGCCCGGACCAAGGCCGAGGCGGTCGACGCCCTCGAGGCCATCGAGGTCGACTACGAACCGCTCGAGGTCGTGCTGGACATGGAGGCGGCGCTGGCCGAAGGCTCCGTGCTGGTCCATCCCGAGCTCGGCACCAACCAGAACGCCGTCTGGGCCTTCGATTCGGCCGGTGCCGGTACCGGCGGTGACGTGGTCGCCGCCCTCGCGGCGGCCGAGTCCGATCCCGACCAGGTCGTGGTCGAGCGGGTCTTCCGCCAGCAGCGGCTGATCCCGGCCTTCATGGAGCCCCGCTCGACGGTCGTCGACCCGACGTCCGAACAGATCACCATGTGGTCCGCCACCCAGATCCCGCACGTACTCCGGGTTCTCATCGCTCTGTCGCAGGGTATTCCCGAGCACAAGCTCCGGGTGATCGCGCCGGACGTCGGCGGCGGGTTCGGCGGCAAGCTGCAGACCACGCCCGAGGAGATCATCACGCTGATGGTCGCGCGCAAGATGAACAAGCCGGTGAAATACACCGAAACCCGTTCCGAGTCGCTGATGTCGGCGCACCACGGCCGCGACCAGATCCAACGACTGAGGATCTCCGCCCGCCGTGACGGCACCATCACCGGGTTCGACGTGAACCTGCTCGCCGACATGGGCGCCTACCTCGGTACCGTCGGGCCCGGCGTGCCCATCCTTGGCGCGTTCATGTTCAACGCCATCTACAAGATCCCGGCCTACCGGTTCACCTGCACCAACGTCTTCACGAACAAGACCCTCACCGACGCCTACCGCGGTGCCGGCCGTCCGGAGGCGACGTTCGGCGTCGAACGGATCATGGACGAACTCGCCGTGGAGCTCGGCATGGAACCGATGGAACTGCGCAAGAAGAACTGGATCACCCACGAGGAGTTCCCGTTCACCACCATCGCGGGCCTGACGTACGACTCTGGCAACTACGAGGCGGCCACCGCACAGGCGATGGAGATGTTCGACTACGACGGGTTGCGCGCCGAACAGAAGCGGCGCAGGGACTCCGGCGATCCGGTGCAGCTGGGAATCGGGATCTCGACCTTCACCGAGATGTGCGGTCTGGCTCCGTCGCGGGTGCTCGGATCGCTGTCCTACGCCGCCGGCGGCTGGGAATCCGCATCGATCCGGATGCTGCCGACCGGCGGTGTCGAGGTGATCACCGGCGCCACGGCCCACGGGCAGGGGCACGAGACCGCGTGGTCGCAGATCGTCGCCGATCAGCTCGGGGTGCCGTTCGAGAGTGTCGAGGTCATCCACGGCGACACCCAGTCCTCTCCCCGAGGGATGGACACCTACGGGTCCCGTTCGCTGGTCGTCGGTGGGGTGGCCGTGGTCAAGGCGGCCCAGAAGGTCGTGGCCAAGGCCAAGATCATCGCCGCCCATCTGATGGAGGCGTCCGAGGACGACATCGAATTCGCGGCCGGCAGGTTCACCGTGAAGGGCACCGACACATCGATGGGGATCGGCGAGATCGCCTGGGCGGCCTTCGCGGCGCACAACCTGCCCGACGGTGTGGAGGCGAACCTGGACTCCGAGGCCACCTTCGACCCGGACAACTTCTCCTACCCGCACGGCACCCACCTGTGCGCGATGGAGGTCGACACCGAGACCGGCAAGGTGACCATCCGCTCGTACGTCTGCGTCGACGACATCGGGGTCGTGGTCAACCCGTTGATCGCCGACGGCCAGATGCACGGGGGCCTGGCCCAGGGGATCGCCCAGGCCCTCTACGAGGAGGCCCAGTACTCCGAGGACGGCCAGCTCACCTCGGGCACCTTCGTGGACTACCTGTTGCCCAGCGCGATGGATCTGCCCAACTTCACGCTGGGCCGGACCGTCACGCCCGCGACGACGAACCCCCTGGGGGCCAAGGGAGTCGGCGAGGCCGGCACCATCGCCTCGACGCCGGCCGTGGTCAATGCGGTGATCGACGCGATCCGACACCTGGGCGTGAAGGACGTGGAGATGCCGTGCTCCCCACAACGGGTGTGGCGGGCCATCCAGGACGCGAGGTCGGGGGCTTCCACCCCGGCACCGGTACCGGTGGCCGCCGGGCCGTCCGCCGGCGTGCTGTCCACCGGTGTTCCGACCGGAGGTGCCGCATGA